CACTCCATTTTAACCTTAGATATAAGATTAAAATGTTTTTGGAGCTTAAAGTATCTGTATAATTATTTATTATTCCTCATCGCCCACATTGTCATTATCTACACAACCAGCGATAAGAAGATTCATTTGGCAGAAGATCCTATTCATTTAGTTAGTTCGTGATTCTAACTATGCACATCCAAACTCAAATTTTAGCTTATTCTGATATAATGGTTTATAAATGAAAATTAGTATTTTTAAAAAACAAAGTTTTTATATAAGCTTTCATAATATACATCATGTCAAGTACGATAAAAATTGTCTCTCCCACATCCTTAATCACCTTCTTTGTACCGATTATAGCTTTAATAGGAGCAGTACTCTCTAAAAATTTCGTTTTTCTAGATTACGTTCACGTAATTACAGGGGGCACGTGGACTGGGATTGACCTTTTCATGGGTGTAATAATGAGTAGAATAATGAGATCATTAGAACCTCAAGTACGAGCAGAAATAATAAAAAGACTCGTTCCTCTGATGTTATTTTTCATGCCTTCCTTAGCTTCTGTCGCAACTACAGCTGGTGTATATATTGGTATGGATCTTGGAATATTTTCGATATCTAATAGACTTATCTTAATTGCAGGCATAATAGTTCTTATTTTACTGATACAAGGTTTTGGTATTTTCTTACCTAACGAGGTAAGAATATACTTGGAATTAAGAAAAGAAAACCCTGATGTAAAGAAGATCATTAAATTGGGAATGAGAAACATCTACTTATCGGGTAGTCAAGTCGTATTTCAAATAGCGATAATATTCATAATGGCTATGCTTACGGTTTAGACTAGGTGGTATATAAGGTTTGGTAAGTTACTTTGCGACTTGTAGAGTATTTGACCAGATTTTGCACGTATTGTCACTAAAATATAACGTAAGTTTTGAAGAGGTCAACAAAGCAATTGTTTTTCGTTATATTCACAATCTAAGCCGTTGAAAGCAGTTTCCATAAAGGCGCGAATTTTTGAATACTACAAATATACCCTATAAAGCATTATTAACATAAAAGATTTCAAGTAATTTTGCTCATAATTGTCACGCTCATCATCATATAATTTTTTCAGATATTTATTACTCAAAGATTTTATCCTCTTCCTAATCTAACCAAAGCAAGTTATACGTAGCTAAATTCCTAGATCCGCAAATATCGCAGGCGTTTACGTCTAACTCATTTATACTTCCACACGTTTTACATACCTTATACATACCGCCATTTCTATAACCCATGTTAAGAATTTTTGTCTGTATTATTTTTACATTTTTAGTCGTAGTAAGGAATTTAAAAAGCAATTTATCACTATATATTATAATGAGATTACCTACAATTGATCCGTTAGAAATCCCTAAAATAATGTTCTTATCGCTTAACGTAAATTCATATTTGAATTTATCTGAAATTGTTCTTTTTATAATAATTTTATTCCCTTCAACTATAAAATGATAAGTCTCAGAAAGGAAAATCGACAACAGAATTAGAAATGAGACGAAATATACCACGAAAGAGCTCATTACAAATATCATTATATCTTCTCTCCTCACCATAACGATTGAATAGCTAGAAAGAACGATACTAAAAACCATGAAACCAAGGTGCATACTCAAATTAACAGGATGAAATTCTATCAGACACAATATTTTGAGAAATAACGTCTTTTCCATAAAGACACATTCTCGTTTTAGACTTAAATAGCTTTTATATAGTGAAACATTTTGTGCTTACCTAAAACATCTTGTGCGGAAAGATAACGCTAATTTCTATCAGATATTTTGCTTTCTGTGGTTTTTGGAAACATACGTTACTTTTCGCATTCTCGATGTGGTAATTCAAACTTAACATACCCCCAAAATGTAAATAATTTAAAAATTGCTTGTTGTTATTAAATCTCCAATAAAGATCGAAGAGAGATCTCTTTTAAGGTGATATGCTTCTATTAAACATATAGTCTAAATTTGTTTAGGAAAAAGTTGTAGAAACTGAGCAATTCAAGTGGATGCAAATCCCAGTTTAAAGAGCTGGAAGATTGACCACACTAAACCATAGGCTGTGTTTAAGTTAAGATCCCTATATTCTAAAGCGGATTTACCCTTTGTCTCCTTAAGTCTTTCAAAATACCATTCAATAGTGTTGAATATCTTATCTATCATATACGTTACTACTGACCTTATAAACGGATTTTTACTGGTATACGCTATGGTTTTACTTAACCTTCTAGTTATTTTCAGATCATACTTCCATGAAATATACAGTAGATCCCAGTATCTTGATGGTAGTTTATCTAATACTGGAAGAGGATTATCCCTTATCTTAGATAATCCCATGGGTATCACAGGCAAGGGAAATATCCACGCTATCGGTTCATGATCTATTATATACTCTACAATTTTTATGGAATCCTCTACATCATCGTCAGTCTCTTCCGGGTAACCTATTGTCATTGTATAGCATGGGAAAATATAGCTCTCATTCATTATCGCGGTAGCTTCCACTATTAAGTCTTTCCAGTGACTGTAATTCCAAGGATATGCTTTCATCTTCATGTACTTATTAAATATCTTCTCGCTTCCAGTTTCCAATCCCACAACTGGTGCCACCGCCTTTTCCTCACTCCAACCAGCAATCTCACCCATTGCCTTAACGGTTTTTGGACTTAATTTGACTGGGGCAGCGGAAATATGAGCGAAGTTTATATAATCAACTCCAACCTTCTTTAACTCAGTATATAATTTGACTATAGCATCGTGATTAACCTCATTAAGTCTCTTAGTCCCATATAACATCATATCATCAGTTATTAGACTAACATCTCTAATCCCAGCCTTCATATTAACTTCAACTTCCTTCATTATGTAATCTATGGGGAAAGACATGAATGTATCCGGCGTTACGGAACAGAACCAACATCCTCTAGGACAGCCTCTGGTAATTTGAACCTCTCCACCTCTCGCTGGATTTATAATAGGTGGTATATCGTCTAATTTTATAGGATATCTTCCTTTAACTACTTTTGGAACTTCTTCACCTTCTTCGAGTTTTTTAACTACTTCCGGTAAATCCACCTCAGCATGCCCTATAAATACCACATCAACCCATGATGGTGGATCTCTTTCCAATTGCCATGCTCCCGCACCACCAACCACTACTTTTAGATTATACTTTCCCTTTAACTTACTTATCTTTTCTCCTAATTCATCAAAGAATTTAGCAGTCCAGGTTTCTCCTCCTCCAAATATTATGCTTAATTTTGCGCTTACCGGTTCAATACCTTTAGGATCATGAACGTTTACCCCGATTACCTTAGCACCTTTACTAGCAACTTTTTCTAATTTTTCCGGAGTAGTAACTATCGTATTAAACCCATTTTTAGATAATATTGCCTCAACTTTTCTTAAAGGATATGGAGCTATTAACGCTCTACCCTCTTTATCGGTGGGGATAGGCGGTGTAAATATTCTATCCATAAAGAATCTGGGCACTAACCTATAAGGTAAACATGCTACATACCCTAAGGGAGAAATACCGCCATAGTCAGTAAAAGTCCCTCTATCTGACGTTAAAATCACATCATACATCTTTTAACTCACCTCTTGATACATTTAAATAAAATACACTCAAAAATTTAAACTTTCGTTCTATAAAATATTAGTTGACTAACTTTTATGTACATGAAAGCCACTGCATTCTAAACTACTATCAAACGTATAGTTTATCCTCATTATCAGTTACAACATATTTTTCGTCATTAGCATCAATCCAGTATGCTATTAATATTTTACATAAGCTAGTTTTAATGATTAAGGATAGTGGATGTGACGCATCATATCCAACTAATCCAGAAATGTTGTCTCCTCAGCGATAAAGAGGCTCATGAAAGATCTTTAGCTAACATGCAGAGATTAATGCTAGTATTATCAAACAAAGAAATAATAGAATTATGGCAAAAGTAACCTATTGCTGAAAAAACCACATTAACGTCAATATTTTTACTATATCTGCAGTTAAAAACAATTTTTATGAAACAATGTGAGTCTACAGAACCACATAAAGTAATCCCTTCTTATAGATAGTTGGATCAGAAAACGAGTATAAATTAAGCAAGGATAGAGTAATAGTTTATCTAAGGGGTTTGTGTCTCATTGAATTTCATATACTTTGTATTCAAATTTCGACCCTTGGACTTCACCGAAGTCGCGTATGCTCATCCTTCTCCATCCCATTAGGGGGATAACCCCACTCACCCTAAAAGGGTGAGGAAACCCCCACATCTTGTAACTATCCTTACCCCATTCGGGAATTTCTCATCCACATCTGAGGTAAGGCTACTACGTTTTAGACTGTGTGCAAATTATATAAATTTTACGCTGAGACAGAAACAGTTTTTCACGGCAATAATAGCACATTTTTTATTTGTAATATAAACGATTATCCACTATCATTGCACACTTACTTAACTTATGCCTAATGGTATTTTCATTTTCAATGATGTGAATAACCTCATATCCCTTAGCTAGGTACCAATCTGAGATAATTTTCCTATGGCAATTCCAAGGTAATTTCTCGGCACACATTATCGCCTTTACCTTGTTAATTTTCTCGATTTCTTTTAATGCGCTAATTGCTTTATCGTTTTCAAGAATATAAGTAGCATATGCTCTAAAACCCTCACTTTCAAAACACTTTCCAATCCCTCTATCTTCTACATCTTTTCTAAACTTCCTATATCCTCCTAACTCCTCTTTCCACAAATATTCTACTCCTTCTTTCTCTAACTCTATCATAAGATTTTCTCTATTAAAATGAGGGTATTTAGAACTCCTAGGCCACCTTCTCACATCTATTAGTACTTCAATTTTATACCTTTTCAACAAAAATAAAAAATCCTCTAGAGATCGATTAGAGTGACCTATTGTATACATTACGCAATACCCAAATCACTTAGTATTTTCATTGCAGAGTTTCTTCCAGGGACTCCAGTAACTTGCCCACCAGGGTACGTTCCAGATCCTGTTACGTAAAGGTTCTTTATCGGAGTAGTATAGCCCCATCCTTTAACGGGCCTATTATCAAATAGATATTCCGTATACATTGGCATATGATTCATATCACCATAGGGCGCATAGTACTCCTTCTCTAGCTTAAAGGCATCTAATCTATCTACATAAATAGTTTTCTTCTCTAAATCGGGGAAGAATTCCTTAGCCTCATCATAACTTCCCATTATTGTCATAACATGACCACCTAAGCTATCATCAACCGCTGAGGGAATAGTTATTTCACCTATGGGTAATGTAAACAATGTATCTAGGTGTTGTTTCATATAGTCTGGCAATTTAGGCAACTCTCTCATTAGTACTGTGTCTCTCTTCCATCTTGGCCTAAAATCTGGGTGATTAACCTTAAGCAAACCATTAGTTAACTTTCCCAACAAAACTGGACTGGCTGCATTTAGTACGATTTTGCTTTCAATTATTTTGTCACCGAACCTTACTCCCCCTGCTATGTTATCTTTAATAATTATTTCTTCAACTTTTGTGTTAAAAATAAAATCCACACCAAGTTGCTTAGCCCTTTCCGCTAAGATCTCTGCAACTTTTCCCATACCTCCCCTTACAATTTTCCAATCTAAACTGAAGTAGTAAGCTACTACGTAAGCGGGTAAATCGTACATAAAACCGTATGAAAAGTACGGATGAAACTCTTCATCTAGGTACTCGTTTAGAAACTTTCTAGATGGCTCTGCAAAAATTTCTAATTCTGTGCCCTTAATCGCTTCCTTAAAGTCCTCAAAAGAAGGTGGTTTTATTACGTATTGCATTTCCTTTTCAATTTTCTCTTTGATCTTGAATAAGAGTTCCTCCATTTTAGGATACTTTATCTGGCCTAGTCTTTTAAATTCCTCAAATCTCTTTTCTTTATCTCTCCAAATTTTTACGACCTTTCCTTCATCAGTGACGAAAACATCAGCCACATCTGAATCAATCGTAGGAAAACTTACTCCAAGTTCTGCTTGAATCTTTTTAGGAAATAATCCTAATACATAAGAGGCTCTACTATATTTTACTCCTTTATACTCAGCAGTATCACTCATTCCACCTGGTCTACTTCTAGCCTCAACCACAAGTACTCTTAGCCCTTTTTGGGCAAGATATATGGACGATACCAAACCATTATGACCTGCACCAATAATAACAACGTCGTACCTCATACTCTAATACTTTAGCCTAGAAGTAATTAAAGTTGTATTAAATCTGGCTTATACTATTTAGATTTCATATTAAATTCATGTAATAATAATATTTTCCCCGAAAAATATTGACTAAGTAAGGGAAGTTACTCCTTTCAACATAGATTACATCTCAAAACCCCCCTCTCGTATTTTTCCTTTTCTCATTGTAATTCGCTTAGTATCATTTCCTCTAAACCCCATTACGCAAAACATTTAGAGAAGAATTATCATAAATAATGAATGACCAGACTATATTTAGGACAATAAATATCCTAATTAGAAAATCTCAAATTATCAATGACAAATCCAACATCTAGGACAATCCCTTTATTTATTTTTAGGATGTGCTCCACAACCCTCTTTTAGCAGTTGAAAGCAGTTTCCATGAAAGTGTTAGATTTATATACTGCAGCCAAGATCTACCTTTTTAGATCCCACCCTAGGATGTGGATGGTAAATTACCGAATAGTGGTGGGGTTAAAACAAGATGTGGGGTTTTCTCAGAGGGTGAGTGAGGTTATCTCTCTAATGAGATTGAAGAGGATGAGCGGAAAAATCCGTGACTTCGGTGAAATCCAAGGGCTGAGAGCTGAATACAAACAAAGAGATTCAATGAGACCCAAACTTCTTATAGACTAGTTCACTTATTGGAAGATAGTTTAACATCTATTTTTATACCTGGTCTATCTTTACAAGAGTCTTCTGTCATACTAGTATTAGGAATGGGTATTTTCTTCGTATACACTATTTTTAAGTTATTACAAATTAAAGACGTTTCCTTAAGATCCTTTGGTGCTAAAAATATTATAAATATTTTTCGTACGCCATCTAAATATTCATTATTTAGTGCTCTAAACGTATAAATTATGCTGCGACCTACTGCGTTGGCTATTATAGCCCCTATTTTAGGTTCCCATTTATATGTAAACTTTATTCCAGCATCAAGAAAAGGTATGAATTTAAGGTTATTTAAGTCTAAACCAACATTTATATCTGCGTTATAGTTCCTTGATTCCCATTGCGTTGTAGGGAAGCTATCTATTATCTGAATCTCATTATTATTATTAAATTCTAAATTAATATGGATTTCTTCAACACCTTTCAACTCATCATTTACGCTTTCAATACCTACTGCTATCTCTATCATGTAGAAATTATATTTGTCTTTCCACTGTTCTATTAGTGAGGTATTCATAAAAATATCTTGTTCATTTTTTGTAACCTCCTTTTCTTGTTTATTTTCTAAACAGTTTTTAGATGATTTTGTTAAATCGAATGCAAGAATATAGTCTGGAAAGAGAATATTTCCTAGCTGAGAAATTGACTTATTCTCACTCTCTCCTTTTATCTCCTTTAATAATCTTTCCTCAATACTCTTAGATTGTCCAAAAGGAATTTTCATTTTCTTACCTCATAATATTGATCATTAAATGAAGATTTAAGATATTAGAGTATTTATCGTATCTTTTACAATTTAATTTAATGGGAATCTTTTTCATAAGTAAAAAGTTGTTAAACGTGTATAAAAATATGTATGAAAGTTAACAACACACTATAATAAAAATAAATAAGTGATCTTACATCGAGATCATACTGTTTAATAAGGATATTACATGCGCTTAAAGACCTTAATGTGAAGTAATATTTGATTCACGCTACAAAACACTAACTCCAACGATAACATGAGATTAGCTTTTTAAAATATTGTCTGTATACTTCCTGCTTTATGGATTATTTACAAGCTGTCTAGCGTTCTTATTAGTATAGCTTTCAGTAATAAATCTCATTAGGAGAGTACGTTAGGAGTAACTGAATTTTAAGAAACCTATAAAGTACGTTTGTCAGAAATCAAATCTTCAAGATCCTTTTAGCGTTATCCCTCATTATCTTCTCGTCCTTTATGACACTATATACTTGAAAAGCATATTCTGCCAAATCTTGTCCTTTAAAAGCAGGAAAGTCGCTTCCGTAAATTACCTTATCTGAAATTTCATTTAATCTAGGTAATACTTTCAATATATTCTTAGGGGGTATTGAGGAAATCTCTAGAAAAATATTCCTAGTAAATCTAGCCATATGAAATGCTGTATCGTACCATAATGGTCTCCCTGCATGGGCTAAAATTAACCTAATCTTAGGGAAATCCTTAGCTACATCGTCTACGTAAATTGGATCAGCATATTTATTTCTACTTCCTACACCTATACTGGTTCCAGTATGAATTAAAATCGGTAAGTCATGATCTTCAGCGAATTCATAAATATATAATAGCTCTTTTAGTCCTCCTTCTTCTTCTCTGTAAGCATTTGGTTTAAATGCGTGATGTACTGGATGCAGTTTAATACCAATAATCCCTAGGGAATACTGTTTATCTAATTCCTCCTTCACATTACACTTTAGGGGATTCACTTCTCCCCATTGAAGATAGAGATCCGGATTTCTTTTTCTTTCCTCATTATCAATGTAAAATCCGTCATAGCATTCATCAGTATAGCAAGGATGTGAGGGAACTAAAAGTATCTTCTCAATCTCCACATTATCATTCTTTAAGCTCATTTTCGTTCCTTCTACATTTTCCAAGAACTCCTTGCAGTGTTCTGGAATTTTTCTTGCAAATATATGATAGTGAACATGCGCATCAATAACTTTTATCATCAAATATGATGTTAAGTAATGCCTTTTATTTATTCATTAATTAATGTTACTAAACACAATTCTCTTTATTTATCTAAACTAGATTAATAGCATCATAGGGGATATTGAGATAAAAAGTCATCATAGATATGTTCTCAGAGTTTACTAGTGGATGAGTACTTGGTTAACTTGCAGTTTCCATCATTTTTATTGGCTTGAAATACATTCCTTGAAGACGTAAAAGCTGCAATTAGAGATTATGCTTTCCTTAGCGAAATATTTAGACTAATCTCAAATAAGCTAGGGATAAAGGAAAACGATTACTAATAAATCTCATATTAAGGGTTTAAGAGTTGTAAATTAAGTTTAAGCTTGTCAAAAACTTAATGTTTATGCTATTTTTATTTATTGTATATATGCCCTGATAGAAATGGTTTTATGTATTTTTAGTAAAAAATTTGTTATGTCTTTATTATTAGAAGTGAGAGTTTTGAAGTCCAGATGAGTTTTGAGAGCTACAAAATGTTGCTTAGGCTTTAGACAAGAAAACATTTAACTTTTCTATTTCCTATATCCTGTAAAGGAGGCTCTTCTCTTTTACATTTATCAATTCTAAGAGGGCATCTGGAATAAAAGGGGCATACGCCATCTTCCTCTATCTCCTTAATTTTTAATGAAAATTCTCCCAATAATTTGGGTACTGCAGCTATGAGAGCTTGCGTATATGGATGTCTAGGATTTTTTATGATGTCTTTAGCCTCTCCTTCTTCAACAATTTCGCCTTTATACATAACGATTACTTTATCAGCAATTATAGGAACAATACTAAAATCATGCGTTATTGTTATTAAACTCATCTTATATTTTAAAGCTATATCCAACATTGTCTTTATAACTTCGGCTTTAAGCGACGCATCTATCATAGTGGTAGGTTCATCAGCTATAAGTACCTTGGGTTTATAGACAATTGCTCTAGCTATAGCTACCCTCTGTCTTTGTCCCCCAGATAACTGAGTAGGATATTTTAGTAAGAATTGATCTGGAGGAGAGAGTCCTACATCATTTAACGAAGTATATACTGCTTCCCTAAGTATATCATCAGGCACTTTTCTAATTCTTAAAGGAAAGGCTACAATATCAAATACTGTTTTAGTGGGATTTAGAGAATCATAAGGGTCTTGGAAAATCATCGAAAAGTTCCTCCTTGACTCTAGATCAATTTCTTTTTTAGGATTTATAATTACTTTACCATCAAGTAGAACTTCCCCACTATCCGGTTTTTCTAGTCCTACCAAAATTTTCCCTAATGTAGTTTTACCTGAGCCTGATTCCCCTACTATAGCTAATTTTTCACCTTCTTTTAATCTGAAGCTTACATTTTTTAATGCAGTTATTGTTTTATTCCTCGATTTAAATACCTTAGTTAAAGATTTAACTTCTAACTCCATGCTTTATCATCCACGTTTATACATCTTATTTTTCTGTTTCTGAGATCTATCCTTTTTGGTAAATGTCCAGAGCATTTTTCTGTTGCTTCAGGACACTTTGAAAAAAATGGACATCCATTGATCTTTTGATCTTCAAATTCCAACACTTTATTATTCCTTTTTTTGTCTAAAATTAATCTTCCTTCTTCAAGTTCAGTAAGCGACCTTAGAAGATGTTTTGTATATGGATGTAGGGGCGATGTTATTATCTCCTTAAGAGAGCCTTGTTCCATATCAGATCCTCCATACATTATCACAATTTTGTTACAAAGTGTAGATGCAAGGCTGATATCATGAGTTATAAAAATGAGACTTAGACCCTTTTCTTTTATTATCTTCCTTAAAAGCAGTAGGATTTCTGCCTGCGTTATCACATCTAGAGCAGTAGTAGGTTCGTCAGCTATGAGAAGCTCAGGATCTAAAAGAAGAGAAGCAGCTATGACTACTCTTTGTTTCATTCCACCAGAAAGTTCATGAGGATAGAGTTTAAATGTGGAAGGATCAAGATTCACCATTTTAAGAACTTCATACACTTTTGTTATTGCATCTTCTTTATTAGAATTTTTGTTATGGTATTTATAGAGCTCCACTAGCTGATCACCAATTTTCTTGACAGGATCTAACGCATTTTGTGAAGCCTGAAATACCATTGCGATCCTCTTCCATCTAATGCTCCCCCACTCATCTTTACTTAATTTCACTAAATCTACTCCATTAAAGAGAATACTCCCTGATTTCACTATTGCATTTCTAGGAAGAAGTCCCATGATAGCCATAGCTGCTGTAGTTTTACCAGATCCAGATTCACCGACTATTGCTAACGAATCACCCTTCTCCACTTGAAATGACAAATTCCTAACTACATCATAATATTTTGAACCGAGTTTGAAAGACACTGTTAAGTCTTTAACTTCTAGTAGAGCCATTAGGACACCTCTAATCCTAAAACTTCCTCTAGTCTAAGAAAGAGTAGGGAAAAAGCGAATGCGACCATGAATATACCTATTCCTGGTGGTAATACCCACCACCATTCTCCGCTTGCGATAGCTCCAGATTGTAATGCGTAATAAAGCATGTTTCCCCAATTAGGTTGTGTGGGGACTCCTAGTCCTAAGAACGATAAAGCAGCCTGAAATAGGATAGCGAATATTATAACAAGAATGCTATTAGATATAATTAGGTTTATTACATTTGGGAGAATCTCATTAAACATAATTCCAGTATCAGATGCGCCAATTACCTTTGCACTGAGTATAAACCCTCTTTCTTTTAAACTCATTACTTGAGATGCTACAACTCTTGCAGGAAAAGGCCAAGATATTAAAGTTAGAACAAGTACTTGATTTAATAAACTAGGACCCAGATATACACCTAGTAAAATAATCAAGGGTAATGCTGGGATTAACAAGAATATGTCGGTTATAAGAGTTAAGAATTTTCCTGAATATTTAGCTGCATAATAACCTGCAGGTATGCCTATTACTATTACTAAGATAGAGGTTAATATACCAGTCAATATACCTACCTCTATTGGTATTAATCCCCCTGTTAAAAACTGGCTTAACACATCTTGACCTAAACTCGTCGTTCCAAATGGATGAAGAGATGATGGTGGCTGATTAGGTGCACCTACTCCCACAGCTTCTGGAGGATATTTTGTTATTAATGGTCTTAAAAAGGGAAACAACGAGAAACATACTATTATACCTAAACCTACTGCACCTTTAACACTATTTAAAACATTAATGATTAATTGTGAATATTTAGTTAATTGCATACTTTTCACCTTCGTACTCTGGGATCTAAAAACGAGTAAAGTATATCGACTACAAGTAAGGCAACTAATGTAGTTAGTGTTAACACGAAGAAACAACCTTGTATTGTAGGATAATCTCTAGCTAATACCGCTTGATATAAGAGTAGACCCATACCGGGATATGTAAATACGGATTCTACTAGAACAGCACCGCTTACTATATATCCCATTTGTATACCTAAGTTAGTTATCATTGGTAAAGACGCATTTTTCATCACATGACCATAAAGTATTCTTCTATCATCATATCCGAAGGCCCTCAAGGTTATTACGTAGTCTTCCCTTAAAGTATTAATAGCAGAGGCTCTCATAATTAATAAGTTACCTCCCGTGAGATAAGCCATTAAAGTGACGATAGGAAGGAATGAATGTGAAAATAAGCTAGATATAAAAGTCAAAAGGCCTATTTTAGTTACCGCAAAAGAACTTGAGAAATAGCCACTAGTAGGGAAAACCTTAATGATCACACCAAAGCTTATGAGAAGAATCAGTCCTAACCAAAATGTGGGAATAGATCTTAATGCCATCGATAAGAATATTGCAATATTGTCTACTTTCCCCCTTTTCCACGCCGAGATTAACCCTAAAACCATTCCTAAGAGAGCGGAAATTATAGTTGCTGTTCCGGTCAGAAATAATGTCCAAGGCAGTCTCTGTTCTATTAATGTAGATACTGGCTCCGGGTAATAAAGAAAAGAGATACCAAAGTTTCCAGTAAATACACCCTTTAAGTAAAGGATAAATTGAACATAAAGCGGTTTTGTTAAACCAAATTGCTCTAAAATTTGCCTCTGTGCTTGCGGTGTCATTAGTGGATTCACAAACCTAGAGACCGGATTACCTGGCATTAGTCTAGGTATAAGGAAGTTTAAAACTAAAAGAATAATAAACGCATAGAAGAAAAAAATAAATCTCTGAATAAGGTATTTTTTCCATGCCATAAATATTACCCAGATGGTGTTATACTTAAGAAGTTAGTATAATACCATAGGCCATATCTAGGTACTGCACTCCAATTCGTATAGCCTTGTACTGCCCATATATCTTGCCCGTAGGACAGCATTATCCATGGTACTTGCTGAGAAATAAAGTATTGTATCTGATCCACGTAGTATTTCTCTATAGACAGGGAAGGCGAGTATATTGCCTTAAGTATAAGATTATCCACGGTTGAGTTTTTGAAAACCGCAAAGTTAAGACCATTAGGTCCGGTTTCATTGGAATCAAAAGAAGGTTCTAGAAATAACATTGGATCAAAATATAATCTCCATGAACCAAGTGTCATTTGATAATTATGAGTACCTATTACTGTATTTTCCCAAGTTGTAGGATCAACTGATTCTACATTAACTGGTATTCCTATTTGTCCTAATTCTTGTTTAATTATCGTAGCCATCTCTATCCATGGTGCTTGATTAGGTATTAGTAAGGTAAAAGTAAGTTGCTGTCCT
The nucleotide sequence above comes from Sulfolobus tengchongensis. Encoded proteins:
- a CDS encoding ABC transporter permease, translating into MQLTKYSQLIINVLNSVKGAVGLGIIVCFSLFPFLRPLITKYPPEAVGVGAPNQPPSSLHPFGTTSLGQDVLSQFLTGGLIPIEVGILTGILTSILVIVIGIPAGYYAAKYSGKFLTLITDIFLLIPALPLIILLGVYLGPSLLNQVLVLTLISWPFPARVVASQVMSLKERGFILSAKVIGASDTGIMFNEILPNVINLIISNSILVIIFAILFQAALSFLGLGVPTQPNWGNMLYYALQSGAIASGEWWWVLPPGIGIFMVAFAFSLLFLRLEEVLGLEVS
- a CDS encoding ABC transporter permease; amino-acid sequence: MAWKKYLIQRFIFFFYAFIILLVLNFLIPRLMPGNPVSRFVNPLMTPQAQRQILEQFGLTKPLYVQFILYLKGVFTGNFGISFLYYPEPVSTLIEQRLPWTLFLTGTATIISALLGMVLGLISAWKRGKVDNIAIFLSMALRSIPTFWLGLILLISFGVIIKVFPTSGYFSSSFAVTKIGLLTFISSLFSHSFLPIVTLMAYLTGGNLLIMRASAINTLREDYVITLRAFGYDDRRILYGHVMKNASLPMITNLGIQMGYIVSGAVLVESVFTYPGMGLLLYQAVLARDYPTIQGCFFVLTLTTLVALLVVDILYSFLDPRVRR